The DNA region CTACATGAATACTTGTTTATTATTGCATCACTTACGCAGCAGGATGGGTAAAAGATGATGTTAATATCTATTTATGAAGAGAAGTAATAGAAGTTGCAAAGCAAAAGAACTCTACTTGCCATGGAACCACGAATCTTGGCTGCCATCCAATATGTTCTTAGTAGGCTACGTTTCCTTATATTCCACTTCAGTGTATTTTGACTAATTAGTAAGGTAATGAACTTCTTACTTCTGGGGTCACTTCTTGTACATTCATGACGATCAGGACCAGCATTTTCCGAAAAGACGAGAGGATTTTCCTGGATGCTGCATCACTCTTCCCTTTTTTCTTTCCTGTTATGGTGTTATGATGTTCAATGTAAGTCGGTTCTTAAAACTCTGAAATTCCAACCTTTACAGGAGGCATTAGTTTATCAGTGATATTTTGTGGCACGAGCAATTGCACATTTATTTCAACTTTGAAGAGAATGGGAGTAAATTAAGTGTAGCATTTTACTTCAGGTCTTGAGTTGCTTCTACTAATTTGATCAAATCTGGCTTCAATACTAAAGGTGACACCGTGACAGTGAGTACTCACGACAGTCTTGCAGTGAGTGGCCATGATTATATTATGTAGTCCCATTCTTATTTAAGCTCATGATGTCAATGCTTAGGACATATATGTTTTGTACTTTGTTTTACATTCTACAAATAGATTTTCCTTTGTCAGAAGCATTGAAATTGAAACAACAACAACAGCAACAAAAAAGAATGACAAGCAACTTTTAGAAGCACATGGGCTGGAGACAAAGGTTCATCGCAGCAGTTGTCAGGAAGCAGTTTTATTTGCTTCACAGATACAGTCTTGTATCACTTCCTGTATTTCTTCCATGCGTCATTAATGGCATTCTTGGTCATCTCGTTTATTTTGTTGGCCATCTCCTCTTTGTCATTGTGGGTGGTGGTAGGGTCTGTAGAGAGCAAGGTTTCCATTACCTGCGTCACGTTGATGACGATCTGAAGATAACAGCAGCAGGAATCTCACCATTTTCAGAATAGCTAGAACACTGAAGTTCAGTAATCAACATCAATCACACGAAAGAAACATTACCGATATAAGGCGGGGCTTCGGGTCATCGGGGTAGAGGTTTGTGAGCTTCTGGCAAGTAGCTTCTGCTTTCCTCCAGTTTCCCTGCAACGCATGACGAAacgaaggaagtggggaggatGAGTGTAGTGTGTGGCTAGTAATGCAAGAAAGTTCAGTTCAAATTTCAGATCACAAACatgcatgattttttttttctggaaTCGAGGCTGTTTCCTCATTTTCATTGACAAGCAAGGGAAATACAAAAAACACTAGGAGCTTATCACCAGAAGGATCAATGCTTGAGTGAGCTTCAAGCCCTCGTCAGCGTTGCCGGTTTTCGAGAAATGCTCCTCCCGGCCCACCATAATCTTCTCCCTGTCCCTGGGATCCTGCATGCACACGGCACGAACAGAGGACTAGCACGGGGATTCTAACTTCTAAGCGCCTAATTACGCCATGGGTGCGTAGGCTGTGACGGATCGAGCGCGGAGCTACGTACCGTATTCCTGAGCATGTCGCTGCTGCGCATCACGACCGAGAGTTCATTATCCATGAAATCGACCAGGCGCTTCTTCAtcggcgcgccggcggcggcgttgtTGTTGAGGACGTCGCACAGCACTAGGGCCGGCGGCGggacggggccggcggcggcgcccctgccgcgcgccgccgcccacgacacgcccccgagcgccaccgccAGCGCCACGCCGGCGCCCACCACCCTCAGCGCGGTCGACGACCTGGGCAGCTCCGGCGGCCCTCCTCCCTGCACCGGCGACGACGACGCCTTGGGATCCGTAGTTGCCCGCGCCCGTCCCGGCCACCGGCCAGCGCGAGCCGGCCTCATCCTCCAGCGCTGCGGTGGCACGAAGAAGCATTCGCCGCGGCGCACGGCGACGAACGGAGCCGCCGCAGCACGCGTCGCTGCAGTGACCATCGCCGGCTGAAATGGGCAGAGAGACGATGGTTCCATGCGCCAATGGGATCGACCGACCGTTCAGCTCGGCTTAGGTGTGGATCGGAGCTGCACATGTCCTCATTTATCGATCCCTGTTTCATCTCTCGCTCTCGCCATCTGGCTGCTCCGTCGTCGTCCTTTCTCGCTTTTGCTTTTATTATATCCCtagcagcaggcagcagctaGCCTCACCATCAGCCTTTGGTTACCTCTCAGCTTTTGCTTTTATCTTCTGCACCAGCAAGCAAGGCATCGAGGGCTCTATGCTCACCATGCCTCTTGGATGGATATGTATTTTACTTGAGATGAATTGCCAAGTGTAATTTACTTTAAGCTGGGAgcacccaccaccaccaccaccgcgcgGTGGATAAGCACATTATCCTTCGAGCATCGTTGATATACCTCTAAACTAAAAAAAGATGAGAGTTAATGTGCTTGTTGCTCCCACCTTATTATATGGCACATATTAGTTTACTTGGATTTCTTTTTTACTTGAGTTTGGCATGATATGGTTTATATGCTGTATTTGGTATTCCATCTGTTCCAAACTGTGGGTCGTTTTAGCAAATCTCGGtgcataatttttgctatgtatctagatataataTTTATCTAGGTGCATGACAAAAGCTACGTATCTAGATTTGTCAAAACGAACTAAaatttgaaacggagggagtacgtaCTATTTTCTACTTTAATTTTGAAGAAATGGTTTGTCCTCGAGCATAAAGTGCCGAGCGGGCACCCTCTTAGCAGCACGCAATCTCTTCTCGCGTGTAGGGCATGCCCTCGGCTTTTGAGAGGTGGGGCGCTTGGACTTGTTTGTTATCTATCATTCACGTATTTGTCGCTAGGCGTAGAATGCCTCTCAAAAAACTGGCGTCGGACCATGGATGCCGGATGAGCCAGATGTGGAAGTGTACGGCATGGACCATGCATGCCTCTCaacaagttttttttttgtcaaTCTCACTCCCATGTTAAAATGGACAAAAAAAACTGCTACCGTGCGTCGCTGAAGGGGAAATAGCAGGAAAAAAAAGACGactcatgtggcagaaccaacctgaattataccggctcaagtacgcgagtcctcaacgaagggctacctcgcacttcaaacggtataaaactattggtctgtcgggtaacgtcccgatgaaccaccgaacgcaggatccaacaaggtacctcacacgaaggtgagtccagagatacaatgccaaaataatttacaccacaggcagttatatcataaaaatatacaaaataacatttgttctcactgaggagaatTTATTACAACCCAAGTTCAAGATTCtgattaaagcagcggagtttgaaaagcgtagtgaatatacacgacgtcattacagatactatgctagccctggcataatattaTTCGGCGGAgttggtgttggccggggacgaatcccattccacggaccaaccatcaggcaaagggtaaggccatggtgtaatgaatgcgggctcctcagaagaattacctgaagtaaataaatgaaagcaaggctgagtatactaatactcagcaagacttacccggaattgggtatatcttagcccataactagactcatgctggcctTTAGCTttggtagggttttcagctgaaaagcaacaaagagtagatccttattttcaatttttagctttcaggttctagttgaattaaccattctaggtaagcacctataactactcaagcatggtagaatctttactcaaacatcatctttaataatcacatgattactcttgttactctatgtgataaagggaataagcagtctcatacatcgtgagaggcggacgattctgaatcgagattcaacccttgcaaggtaaacctaacacacacgcttggaacaccacagggttgttccgaagcaaccgtttgcctttcattccgactcgtggatcagatccaccacaagcgactgcaggtcatacgcactacaaaagtgcaggacgtacgtctgtagcgcgactacaaaacccgtactcctggttgcccagcaacacatatgcctacacgtcgaacagagtaaccaaaagaagcaaatacatgtggtgggaggtatgtccactcctcgggccgatcggttactaggcttaccgcttaccatatttcacggcatgtggctagtactttcaaacgcttagccaccgctaccacacactgcgaccttaacaaaattcatcaacacagacggggtatcatcttgaccatgatacctcacaaaattcccgtccggcatccttatagtgataacaggaatgtaagtcattacaattcctaagtcgcgcgagtgacaggaaatcactcgacttctaccggtcctataagcagagcagctagtcggactcagttctagtgttcagtacattggtttctaggataatgcaactaggttttcaaacaactcctacgaacctaatgcataaagagatacatataaaagtaatataagttgcagtgtaataaggtaggggttatgtccggggcttgccttcgctagcagagttggggttagtcaaactagtttcttccgaaccttggttcggggcttcagagaaatccgtaacaaaagtcccggggtcttccaaaCAAATTTCTTCTTGTTTtgggatcagttgataatccccgtcagcgagagtggtcgagtctacatgatatgcaaattaCACGTTATAGAATGCCTTTACctttagtttacttcccgataaagttgcaatccaatataaataaccTTTTATTTGgatatatttcctaattactttgtactgggcagtcatttattgagcactaataaatttacttaaatTCATTAAACAATACATTGAgttaggttaagtgttcaattagtagtatggagcagcaagtggtgtggttcccattaacaattatattaaaagctctacatattatcctctcaagtgatatgatttttaagttaccatcaccttcaaaatcaaatatataatatccaatttaattaacatctaattcatggttgaaaatttgataatatgttgcactaatacTAAACAGAACagtaatatatttttcatgatttgtgaatatatgaaagtgtgtgtattaattatactacacattatttctaacaaaatctatacaagaAGAAATTATTActagagtacaagattaattatttttcttcaattctacatgttaaaagaaaattattggcactggttttactaatttatcatttttctatgaattactatgtaattcttaagcctacaagcaattaactttgatatttaaattaggtcatcaaacattcaaaaactgaagtcgacccttaaagcaaagttacagatccttgtctaaagtttctaacaaaatttagtttactattttatgaattttctttgaagagatatggcatttctaagttgacagccaaaattacataagtaagtccttgggcactattcctctgagtctatggctttacacttaaccccctggatttcttttccttctaacccgaggtccctggccgtgaatccgagcagagcagggcggtgacggccgtgttccggcgacggtgatcaccggcgatgAGGTCTAAGGGGTGGGAAAGGGACAGTAGCTCACAAGGGTCCTTAtgcgccacgtgtcgagggttggaacggccgggaagagggatcccgacgaggacccgaggcggcggcggagggttcaacggcgacgagggtgctccggcgatgaacgtcggccaacaacctgcgcactagaaccagtgagtcgtggtgaacgtgcacgtgtcatcaattggatgaattcgtgctggatcgagggagttcgacggagaccgatgcggcggcggcgagggagatcgccggcgagcgtcgggaaggcgctgtagtgcaccagagggtcaatggatgggtcgggcagcttcagggggatgatgtggttctgttaagggtgatgtggtggctcgggagtacctgcaacgggctgcccacggtggaggccgacggcgacggcggcggcgctcgtcgaggaccgggttccagtggaaattggggaggatcagggggtcgtcgagcacgagtaggtcacggggaagctggtgcgagAGTTGGCTGGggtggaggaggtccggtgtgagcTGTCCACAggcgggtggtgcacggccggagaggaacgggacgacggcggcggaatGTAGCTCGGTTTCTGGAAATTGGACACGGGAAGTAACAGAACAGCACGTAtgtgttgatgtggtgctgctgcgcgcgagagggaggaagTTAAGGCATTgtagcgagctgtccacgacggcgaggaggtggcggccggaggaggttcggggatggcgtggcgtgcgcgcgtgcggccaggaaagGAGAGGGAAGCGGTCGGAACGGAGGGAAAAGGACGCGTGgaggtgtgctgcagctggaggtggcgctcggggcgcgggatcgacggcgagcggcagtggcaggagcggcgcagagagggaagcggcgcttgccagaggaagacgaagcagggggtgtcaggaggactaattcgtaaattccaaagagttcagggaccccactgtaatctaaaattttcctactgctacaaaggtcaaatggaaaagtgctcaacatgaaagttgtagagaatttcaaactctataagaTGGCTTTAAggttcgagttcaaaatctcaaagaatatagttttattttaaattttagagcgtcattcaatttataaactttgtcttgtaattcaaaccaattgctttaatgcttagggtctttttgcgagttttcctgcagtaatcatgactagttcattttgcactttagtccttaggtaaaactaagttttacttttatctttttaccatttcacatataagtccttatatgtttgtataattacataaaggtccttaatttcatattaagcctatttcccttagtgtttatttatcctttgctcttttcttttctataaccatctgaaatttgacacttaggatcatttCCACATACTTGCACAGGAAAATTTATAAGACTTGAAATTTACAAATGTACCCTTATTGCCTTGTACACtcgtatacactatatcctgcttacatattctacacctaaacttagtatctatttgattactacctggatatcacagccttccccccttaaaaagaatctcgtcccgagattccgaagctgaacagaattggatcattagatttggggattggtttgaagaaagtctggaaaattctgttgaagataagactcagtttcccaagtcgcttcttcttcggtgtgatgatcccataggattttgtacatcttaactgcccttcttctggtgaatctttccttagtgtccagaattcgaagaggttgttcgatgtacgacaaatcaggttctatctcaagggtacttgtctcaatgatttctgtgggtactttgacacacttcttaagttgagagatgtgaaagacattgtgaatagctgcccattgagatggaagacgaagtttgtaagccactgggccacaatcatcaagaatttcaaagggtccgacataccgaggtgctagctttccttttatgccaaagcgttggacgcctttggtaggtgatactcggagatagacaaaatctcctatctggaattgcagaggtttcctcctcttatctgcataactcttttgtctggattgagcggttttaagattagattgaataaccttaaccttatcttcggcttcaatgactagatctggtccgaagattttgcgttcaccagtctcagaccaactcaaaggagttctacatctgcgaccatataacgcttcgaaaggagccatttgaagactagcttggtaactgttgttgtaagcaaattcagctagaccaagacacttgtcccaacttgtaccataatgaataatacaagctcggagcatgtcttcaagaatttggttaactcgctcagtctgcccatcagtttgggggtgatatgcagaacttcgaatcaatttggtccctagagctgattgcagttgctcccagaaccgtgcgataaattggggcccacgatcagatatgatagttttcggaaccccatgcaatcgaacgatttgttccagatagacttcggcatacttcttagcagagtaagtggtatgcaccggaagaaaatgagctgtttttgtaagtctatcgatgattacccatatggagtcatgtttttgaggtgtgttgggaagaccgacaatgaaatccatactaatgtcttcccatttccatgacggaatgggtaatggctgaagtgtaccagaagccttgagatgactggctttgactctctggcatgtatcgcactcagacacatatttggcaatttctctcttcattctggtccaccaaaaatgttgccgaagatcatgatacatcttggtgctaccaggatgaatagagaatttggacaaatgtgcttcgtcgagaatttgtttacgaagttgatgattcttaggcacaacaagtcgatcgttgaaccataggactccttgacgatcagtgtgaaaacaccgatatttagcttctccttgggatagcttggatttgataatcttgacaccctcatcatggagttgagacatgatgattttatcttggagagttgattcaatagataacagatccaaactaccttgagaaatgatctctaaattgagttttctcatctgatggcaaagagtgtcactgaaagttgatatggataaacaatgacagtgtgctttgcggctaagtgcatccgcaaccacattagctttgcccggatgatagtgtacctcaaggtcataatctttgatcaactctagccaacgcctttgcctcatatttagatcagcttgagtgaaaataaacttgaggctcttatggtctgtgtaaatgttacacttagcgcccataagatgatgtctccagatcttgagagcatgaataactgctgccaattcaagatcatgtgttggataatttttctcatgagtccggagtgctcgggatgcataagcaataacccggttgttttgcataagaacgcaaccaaggccaattccggaagcgtcacagtagacatcaaaaggctggttactatctggctgagctagtactggagcagtcgtcagaagttttcttaaagtgtgaaatgcttgctcacacttatcatcccaacggaacttaacttctttcttgagtagctcagtcatgggtttagctatcttggagaagtccggaatgaatcggcgataatatcctgccaatccaaggaaacttcgtatttgatggactgaagtgggaggattccagtccataacttcttgaactttgattggatcaaccgatatgccttgactagaaatagtatgtcccaaaaatttcacactatctagccagaattcacatttggaaaatttagcataaaggcgatgatcccgtaatcgttgaagaacgacacgcaaatgattagcatggtcttctttggttctggagtatatcagaatgtcatcgatgaagaccacgacgaatttatcaagctccggcataaatacagaattcatgagatacatgaaatacgccggtgcattagtaagtccaaacgacataaccagatattcataaagtccatatctggttgagaaggccgtttttggaatgtcactaggcctgatcttgatttgatgataaccagagcgtaaatcaatcttagaaaagactcttgctccagctagttgatcaaacaagatatcaatgcggggaagaggatacttatttttaatggtaaccgcattgagtggacggtagtcaacacatagtctaagactatcatctttcttcttgacaaagagagcagaacaaccccaaggtgaagcactggggcgtatataacccttatcaagaagat from Panicum hallii strain FIL2 chromosome 9, PHallii_v3.1, whole genome shotgun sequence includes:
- the LOC112877502 gene encoding uncharacterized protein LOC112877502 produces the protein MEPSSLCPFQPAMVTAATRAAAAPFVAVRRGECFFVPPQRWRMRPARAGRWPGRARATTDPKASSSPVQGGGPPELPRSSTALRVVGAGVALAVALGGVSWAAARGRGAAAGPVPPPALVLCDVLNNNAAAGAPMKKRLVDFMDNELSVVMRSSDMLRNTDPRDREKIMVGREEHFSKTGNADEGLKLTQALILLGNWRKAEATCQKLTNLYPDDPKPRLISIVINVTQVMETLLSTDPTTTHNDKEEMANKINEMTKNAINDAWKKYRK